GAAGCTGCGCCGCTCGCCCCCTCCCCCGCGCCGGCTCCTCCAGCAGGTCGACAGCACCTGTGTCAACAGCCGGCGGCTCTCCAGCAAACACGGCGTGCCTCCCGGGGCGGGCGCAGCCGGGAGACGCGCTGGGGCAGCCCCCTCCCCGTGCCAGGAAGGGGCGCTCTGCACGTGCGCTGCGCAGCCCGCACCGCTCCCGCAGACGAGCCCGCGGCCGAAGGGGCTCCTGCCTGCTCAGCACGAGCAGAGGCCACCGCCACCGCCACGCGCCGACGGGGCGGCCCGTGACGCGGCGCTCCTTCCGCCGCCAGGGGGCGctcgccgcccgcccgccccgggTGCTCTGTGCTGGGCTCGCTGCAGCCGGGCGGCTACAGGAGACGGGCGGCTGTCCCGCTGCGCTGCGCCCGGCCCGGCCCCGCCAGGATGGAGGCGACGCGGCCGCTGAACGAGTCGCTGATCTGCCGCCCCGGGAACGGCTCGGCCGGCGGCGCCTGGAACGGCACCGGCGCGGGATGCGACGCTCCCCGAAGACCCGCCCGCGGCCCGCGAGGTGAGCGCCCTCTCCGCTCCCCGGCACCCCCAGCCCTCCGCCGCTGCAGGGCCTGTCGGCGGCCCCCCGCTACCCACGGACGGCgcccccgcccgcctgcccgcccgccgTGCCAGGTCTGAGCCACGCACAGAGCGCGGCTCCCCCAGCCGGGGCCGCGGGCTTCCCTCCTGCTCCCGGGGCAGCTCCTCGCCGGGGAGGCTGGGCGCCGAGCCCCAGCGTGGGGCGGTGCTGCCAGCGGCGGGCGAGGCCCGCTCGAAGCCGGGGTGCCGCAGGCCTGGAGGGGGCGCCAGCCTAGTGCTTGTGGGGCGTCAAGGGCTCCTGGCTCTGCTCTCGCGGGCAGCCCTCACTGctggggctccccccccccggctgtcgACTGGCCTGGCCCGCAGGAAGGGCTCCTGGCAAGCAGccgcctgctgcagcctccccagagcCTGGCGCGCCACGTTCTGCGGCTCAGGGTGGCCTCTGCAGCGGTGGGAACACGAACAGGAGAAGGGGGGTGTGTGCCAGCATCCATCGGAGAAGGGTGACCAGGTGGGAGGGAGAAAGGCCTGGGCTGGGGCGAGGAGAGCGGGCTGGGAGCCGCCGGGCGcacacacaggcaggcaggcctgaggggaggaatgggaaggcctggcaggaccctccaggaggcagGCTCCTGGTCAGAAGCACCCCACCGATTCCACAGCCAGGTCCGCAAAGCCCCCTCCCAAGCAGGCAGCAGTGGGCGCACCTCCTGAAGGCAGCGCTCTCCCTGCCGATGGACGGTGCCAGGCAGTGCGGCAGCAGGGTCTGCCTCTTGGCTGAGgggcgctgccactgctgcccccgCAGAGGTGCAGTGCAGGGGTCAGCCAGCCCAGCCTGGGGACCTGCACTGTGCCTGCCCTGGAAGCAGCCATCCAGCCACTCGCACGCTGGCCGGGGCAGGCCTGACcgcgccctcccctcccccatctttccACAGACCTAGACCTGACCGTGCGCATCCTGCTCTACTCGGCGATCTTCCTGCTGAGCATTTTGGGGAATGCGCTGGTCATCGTGGTGCTGGCGGTAAACAAACGGCTGCGCACCGTCACAAACTCCTTCCTGCTCTCGCTGGCGCTCAGTGACCTCATGGTGGCTGCCTTCTGCATGCCCTTCACTTTCATCCCCAACCTGATGCGCACCTTCGTCTTCGGGAAGGCCGTCTGCAAGACCATGGCCTACCTCATGGGTGAGTTTTGTGGCCTGGCGGGTGAGGGGGGGACGTGCGTCTCGCTGGAGCGGGGATCCTGCTGGCCTCCGCAAGCAGGTCTTCCCCAGGGCCCAAATCATCTTCCattccctctttctggccctgcCAACCGTGCACCACACAAGCTGTTTTCCCCATGCCCACGAGAAGCCATTTCCCCTTCTGTCCGCGGCTGTGTCCTTGATGCCAGATGTGGTATGAAAGAGGGGACATCTGCTCTCTCCATCTGTTTATGCTTCCCGGAGCTGAGCCCACATCAgtgatgctgcttctgccaaatcCACACCTGCCGCTTAGGATCATGGAACACTagaactggaagggacatcagTGATGGTCTAGTCCACTCTCCACCCTTGCACTGGCAGCTCTGTGCAGGCAGCTACAGTGTTCCTGACTGTCCGGTGGCTGTCCGGCCTCTGCCAGTGGGCAGAACACAACTGCACAGAGCTGCAGGCTGTTCAGTACCAGGCAGCCCTGAAGGCTTCCCTCTAGTTGCAGCCCCCTGGTTCTcgccctgcccccccaccagcccTTCAGTTCCTGAGGATGCTGTCAGCCCTCCCCTGGGCCTTCTCATTGCCACGCTAAACATCATGGCAGTCCAGCCCCACTGGGTTCTGCTGTCAGGACAGGATCACACAGCCCTGCGCACGGCCGCTGCGGCAACTGTTCTCAAGCCGCTGCCACAAACAGCGGCCTTCTGCCTCAGCTGGTGCCCTACTCCAGAGCAGGTGAGTTGACACGGAGGGGGGGGgattgtgggcagggagagggaaggagggggtggagccagcaGCAGTGGCGCAGGGATCTTATCTCCTCTCTCAGGAGCCTCCCCGCCCCTTTCCCACCTAGACGCATGCCACAGAAGTAGGTGGTGTGTCCAAGAAGACCCAGAGGTGGCCCCAGGATAGAAGCAGAACACGTTTACTTGCCTCAGTTTGCTTTTGGATGCAGcggcatcagtgctggtggcagaggGCAGTGATgggacctaaggctgcaatcccatacgcacttacctgggagtaagttacctatgggatgaggatggggaggttagagaacaacaagacaaaggcagggtaggagaagaaattgggaaaggtagcgtgatgggatgtgatagacggtttagcacaatgagaggatgcggggacaaaggagcgaataagcagcccatcctggggcattccgtgtataaatgcttttatgcgaatgcccgaagtctacgagcaaaggtgggagaactggaatgtctggtgacaagggaaaatattgacatagtgggcataacggaaacctggtggaatgcggagaatcagtgggataccgcagtcccgggctataactctacaggagggacaggcaggggcgtgttggaggtggggtggccctttatgttaaggaagggatagaatccagcaaagtagagattgaaggtgggtctgactccaccgtagaatctctgtgggttaaattaccaggcttgtgcagcaatgtaatactggggcgtgctatcgtcctccagaccagaaatctgatggggaccttgaaatgaggaaacagatcagggaggtgacaaggaaggacagggttgtaatcatgggggacttcaattatcctcatattgactaggtcaatttgtgttctggtcacgataaggaaaccggatttcttgacgtgctaaatgactgtggcttagatcagctagtcacggagcccaccagaggacaggtgactctggatttaattttgtgcggtacgcaggacctggttagagatgtaaacgttactgagccattggggaacagtgatcatgctgcgatccgttttgacgtgcacgttgggggaagaataccaggcaaatctctaacaaaaacccttgacttccgacgggcggacttccctcaaatgaggaggctggttaggaggaggttgaaagggaggataaaaagagtccagtctctccagagtgcatggaggctacttaaaacaacagtaatagaggcccagcagaggtgtatactgcaaagaaagaagggttccactaaatccaggagggtgcccgcatggctaaccagccaagttagagaggctgtgaagggcaaggaagcttccttccgtaaatggaagtcttgccctaatgaagagaataaaaaagaacataaactgtggcaaaagaaatgtaagaaggtgataggggaggccaagcgagactatgaggaacgaatggccagcaacattaaggggaataataaaagcttcttcaaatatgttagaagcaggaaacccgccagagaagcggttggccctctggatggtgagggagggaaaggggaggtaaaaggagacttagagatggcagagaaattaaatgagttctttgcatctgtcttcacggcagaagacctcgggcagataccgctgcctgaacagcccctcctaaccgaggagttaagtcagatagaggttaaaagagaagatgtttcagacctcattgataaattcaagatcaataagtcaccgggccctgatggcatccacccaagggttattaaggaattgaagaatgaagttgcagatctcttgactaaggtatgcaacttgtccctcaaaacggccatggtgccagaagattggaggatagcaaatgtcacgcctattttaaaaagggaaagaggggggacccgggaaactataggccggtcagcctaacatccataccgggtaagatggtggaatgcctcatcaaagataggatctcaaaacacatagacgaacaggccttgctgagggagagtcagcatggcttctgtaagggtaagtcttgcctcacgaaccttatagaattctttgaaaaggtcaacaggcatgtggatgcgggagaacccgtggacattatatatctggactttcagaaggcgttcaacacggtccctcaccaaaggctactgaaaaaactccacagtcagggaattagaggacaggtcctctcgtggattgagaactggttggaggccaggaagcagagagtgggtgtcaatgggcaattttcacaatggagagaggtgaaaagcggtgtgccccaaggatctgtcctgggaccggtgcttttcaacctcttcataaatgacctggagacagggttgagcagtgaagtggctaagtttgcagacgacaccaaacttttctgagtggtaaagaccagaagtgattgtgaggagctccagaatgatctctccagactggcagaatgggcagcaaaatggcagatgcgcttcaatgtcagtaagtgtaaagtcatgcacattggggcaaaaaatcaaaactttagatataggctgatgggttctgagctgtctgtgacagatcaggagagagatcttggggtggtggtggacaggtcgatgaaagtgtcgacccaatgtgcggtgcaatgaagaaggccaattctatgcttgggatcattaggaagggtattgagaacaaaacggttagtattataatgccgttgtacaaatctatggtaaggccacagctggagtattgtgtccagttctggtcgccgcatctcaaaaaagacatagtggaaatggaaaaggtgcaaaagagagcaactaggatgattactgggctggggcaccttccttatgaggaaaggctacggcgtttgggcctcttcagcctagaaaagagatgcttgaggggggacatgattgagacatacaaaattatgcaggggatggacagagtggatagggagatgctctttacactctcacataataccagaaccaggggacatccactaaaattgagtgttgggcgggttaggacagacaaaagaaaatatttctttactcagcgtgtggttggtccgtggaactccttgccacaggatgtggtgttggcgtctagcctagacgcctttaaaaggggattgaatgagtttctggaggaaaaatccattatggggtacaagccatgatgtgtatgcgcaacctcctgattttaggaatgggttaagtcagaatgccagatgtaggggagagcaccaggatgaggtctcttgttatctggtgtgctccctggggcatttggtgggccgctgtgagatacaggaagctggactagatgggcctatggcctgatccagtggggctgttcttatgttcttaagttccactgaactcagtgagacttacttctgagtagatatgcctaagaTTACTTATGCAGTCCAGATCCCAGCCAATACAAGCCACCCACTTCTGAGCCTGCTCCGGCTTGCCTGGGCTCTCCAAACATGGTGCCCTATGTCCCAAGTGAGGTCTGGCTAGTGCAGAAGGGACGGGAACGTCTGCCGTGATCTGCCTCTGAACTGGGTGCTGCCTCTGCTGATGCTGGCCAGGGTGGCCTTGGCTCTTTGGGGGATGCCTCACCCAGCTGGCTCGTGTTCAGCTGGTGGTCCGCGGAGACACTCCCGCCACCCTCATGcctgctgctgccaagccagggcTCTTCATCTTGTTCTTGTGCCTCAAGATCTTTGTTCCTGCCTGTAGGTCTGTATGCTTGTTTGTCTCATCTGAAAGCTTGATAGGCAGTCCTTctccaagggtgtccaaaccttttggcaggagggccacatcatctctctgacactgttgggggtgagaaaaaaagaattaacatttaaaatgtgaataaatcaAAAATGAGTattttggagatggaacttatacgaatgaatgaaggtctcacgatagctcaaggtctGTAAAAGAACTTGTGCCAAGTAAGGCTGACCTTCCTTTTGTTGCCACtcctgcttcacagacatgaaaccgtgagcagcggagggagccctcagccagtcttgtgcaagaggtcaaaccgtcagccctcgtgctgagagtagtcgcgttgggccagcatgggctccagcaaatctccagagagtCAGAggttcattggggactgggggctccccacgtgCTGGATTGGGGGTCCGCAAGAGCTGCAAagggcccccaggccagggtttggtgacCAAACTCTAGCCCACCATCCAGACCATTTATTAGAAGTTCATTCTAAGCAAGTAGAAATTCCCTCCCCATCTGGTGACCTGCCCCCAGTGGTGGTGCCCCCAGTTCTCCATTGGAGCAACTGTTAGGTTGGTTGCAGAAGAGGAGTTCtgctgctctgagctgctctgccTTCTCTGCATTGCTCACGGcctcttcccctcttccctgCACAGCAGACAGGCCTCCCGTGTCCATGAGTGCCAAAAGCACAAGCAGAAGCCCTTTTCTGCTGCCTGTGGCAGCCCTCAACAGCCTTGGCTCATCCTCTGCTTAAGAACACAAcgtgagaacagccccactggatcaggccataggcccatctagtgcaacttcctgtgtctcacagcggcccaccaagtgccccagggagcacaccagacaacaagagacctcatcctggtgccctcccttgcatctggcattctgacatagcccattcctaaaatcaggaggttgcgcatacatatggcttgtacccgtaatggatttttcctccagaaacttgtccaatccccttttaaaggtgtccaggccagatgccatcaccacatcctgtggcaaggagttccacagaccgaccacacgctgagtaaagaaatattttcttttgtctgtcataacccgcccaacactcaattttagtggatgtcccctggttctggtattatgtgagggtgtaaagaggatctctctatccactttatccttcccatacataattttgaatgtctcaatcatgtcccccctcaggcacttcatttctaggctgaagaggcccaaacgccgtagcctttcctcataaggaaggtgccccagcccagtaatcatcttagtcgctctcttttgcaccttttccatttccaccagacgtgtcgaccagaactggacacaatactccaagctgcatattttagtcaagacatcagcaacttcattcttaaattccttaataactcttgggtggattgcatcagggcccgatgacttattgatctttaatttatcaatgaggtctgaaacatcttctcttttaacctctatctgacttaactcctcggtcaggaggggccgttcgggcagcggtatctgcccgaggacttctgccttgaagacagatgcaaagaactcatttaatttctctgccatctctaagtctccttttatctcccctttccctccctcaccatccagagggccaactgcttctctggccggtttcctgcttctaacacatttgcttttattattccccttaatgttgctggccatgtattcctcatagtctcacttggcctcccatatcaccttcttacatttcttttgccacagtttatgttcctttttattctcttcaccagggcaagacttccatttacggagggaagcttccttgccctttacagccaatctaacttggctcgttagccatgcgggcaccctccttgATTTAGTGGAGcgcttcttcctttgtggtatacacctctgctgggcctctattactgttgttttaagtagcctccgtgcactctggagagattggactctttttaccttccctttcaacctccttctaaccagcctcctcatttgagggaagtcaatggtttttgtgagagatttgcccggtattcttcccccgacgtgcatgtcgaaacggatcgcagcttgatcactgttccccaaaagctccgtaacattgatatttctaaccaggtcctgagtaccgcacaaaattaaatccagagtcacctgtcctctgctgggctccatgactagctgctctaagccacagtcatttagtatgtcaaggaatccggtctccttttcatgaccggaacacaaattgacccagtctatatgaggataattgaagtcccccatgattgcaaccccgtccctccttgccacctccctgatctgtttcctcatttcaaggtccccttctgatttctggtctggaggatccccagtattacatcgctcctcaggcctggtaatttaacccacagaaattctacggtggagtcgaacccgccttcaatctctactttgctggattctatcccttccttaacttaaacggccacctcacctccaacacgcccctccgtGTCCCTCCTTTAGAGTttatatcccactgattctccgcattccaccaggtttatgttatgcccactatgtcaatgttttcccttgtcatcagacattccagttctcccatctttgctcagagacttcgggcattcgcataaaagcatttgtacatggaatgccccaggacgggctgcttatttgctcctttgtccctgcatcctctcactgtgccaaactgtctatcacatcccatcacgctaccattcccaatttcttctcctactctgccttgaCATGCTTGGCCTTTCTGATGCTATCAGGGGGACTGGCTGGGAGGAGAACCTTGTCCGTGATTCCAGTGGGCCTGATGGTCTAGagaaggggtgggcaaactttcaactttagggctcctagacctttaacaattgcacagaagtgggaatttcagcaggtgcagctggtcaTCTCACAGATGGCAAACTGTACCTTCTGAAAtttctctctcctgcacaattgttaaaggttcaggatctctaaagttgaaagtttgcctgcCCCTGATCTGGAGCAGACTCCCTCTAAGGGATCGCTCTGGTTCTTCTCTCCCTTTATTCTgccccgtctctctctctctctctctctctctctctctctctctctctctctccccctctctcctgtGCTCAGATTCCAgaacttctgtgcaggtggatgcATTCCTTCCGCACAGTGCAACTCCCCTTCTGCCAGGTCTTGTCCTCCCAGGCCTGTATTCCACTCATGGATCTCAtccccccaggatgctgctgcagctgttAAGAATAAGCATGTTGATGTGCTGCTTTTCAGTCCGGAGCTGGATACTCCCTGGCCTCCGGTGTCTGTGCGGGTGGGCTCTTCTGGGACAGATGGGAACCTGAACAGCCAGCAGTGGTCAGCCAGGGCGGTGGCTTGTCCTGACCTGACTGGTGTTGTCCtgctgtccctccctccctccctcccccagggaTGTCGGTGAGTGTCTCCACCTTCAGCCTGGTGGCCATCGCCATTGAGCGCTACAACGCCATCTGCAACCCACTGCAGTCCCGCGTGTGGCAGACCCGCTCCCACGCGTGCCGCGTCATCGCTGTTACCTGGCTGCTCTCGGCGCTCCTCATGCTGCCTTACCCGGTCTACAGCACCACAGTCTCGCTGCCCTCCCAGCCTGGCATTTCTCAGTGCTCCCATAAGTGGCCCGGGAGCCAGGTCAAGCAGGCCTGGTGAGTAATGCCAGGGAGCTCAGGGGCTGCTGGGAGAGGGGGCCATGGAGTTGTTCTTGCTGGCCAAGAGACCCATCTGGAtgggggggcagtgggagggcctGTCTCACCAACCCTGGAAGTCCACATTAGTGGGTTTGTACATAGAGAACCACCTGGATATTTGGAACCTGAAGTACAGCAGAAGCAACATAAATGGGgtcttgccccaaggagcttgcagTGGACATCTCTGGCAATCAGAAGGGCTGCTCTATTCTGCCTGCAGACAGCAAGCAGTTCCTGGGGGGCTCTCCTCAGGGGAGGGCACCTCAGGAATTCACCCTGAGGTGATGCTGAACGGTCCCTCTCTCCCTCTAGGTATCTGCTGCTCCTAATTACGCTCTTCTTGGTCCCGGGCCTGGTGATGGTGGTGGCCTACGGTCTGATCTCTCGGGAGCTCTACCGTGGCATCCAGTTCGAGATGGACCTCACCCGGGAGACCAAAGGTGGGTcgggggggggcatgggaagaGCCAGACCCTGAAGGGTGTCTGGGGGAGGAGGAGCCTGGGTGAGACTGGAAGGCCAGGAGGCACTTTCTTTTGAGGGGGCCTGTGGGGGAGTTAGAAGGCAGCTGTGCCTGGAGGATGGGGGGGGATCCAGCTGCTGATGGTGCTGGGGGCTGTTTGGCAGCGTCCCAGGCCCTGGAGGCAGACCGGGACGGACAGCACAGGCAAGGAGGGCACAATGGATGCAGACTGACTGCTGCGTCGGTTGGGCTGGTACTCCACTGGGACTCCAGCAGGCCTGAAGCGGGCAAGGAAGTCTGTCTGCCACGAAAAGCCGCAGCTGGCAGGCGCCGCCTGGAGAGTGGATGGTGGCAGAGGGCTCTGCGGTGCCTGCCTGGAAGGAAAGCCGATGGTTCATCCAGGGCTCTGTGCGGGGAGTGAGGGGGAGCTGCCTGTGTTGACCTGCCGCCTGTCTTTCTCTGCCTTGACCCTCAGCTCAGCAGAACGGGAGGGGAACCGAGGGCCGAGGCGCTGGCGGCGAGGGGGACGGCTGCTATATCCAGGTTCCCCGGGGGGCCGTGGAGCTGTCCGTCCTGACGCCGGCGGAGGACAGTGCGCGGCAGGAACAGTCCCGCATCAACAGCTCTGACGCCAAGCTGCTGGCCAAGAGGCGCGTCATCCGCATGCTGGTGGTGGTCGTGGTCATGTTCTTTGTGTGCTGGCTGCCCCTGTATGTGGCCAACACGTGGCGTGCCTTTGACGCAGCCGCTGCCCACCGCGCCCTCTCGGGGACGCCCATCTCCTTCATCCACCTGCTGTCCTACACGTCCGCCTGCGTCAACCCCTTTGTCTACTGCTTCATGAACAAGCGTTTCCGCAAGGCCTTTGCCTCCACCTTCGCCTGCTGCCTCGCCTGCTGTCGGCGCCACCCGCACCCCCCAGACGACGAGGTCACTGCCACGGGGGCATCCCTCTCTAAgttcagctacaccactgtcagcAGCATCGGCCCTCcctgaccccccacccccacagcctgATTTCCGGTGTGTCCCCGCTTCACTTGGGGGGCACCTGATCCCCTCACCCCCCCAAGCTTCTCTGCTCTCCTCCTGAGTGCGGCTTTGGGGCCCCCTTTGCCTCGTAGtgccttgctgccttcccagaTCAAGAAAGGAAGATTGTTCCACAAGGGGCAGATTCCCCCTGGACTTTTCTGGGGGGCCCTGAGGAGGAATGAAGCTCCTAGGTGCCCACCTGGCATTAGTGAAGCAGCCTGGAAGGACTCAGGGCTGCAGCCTTCCTCTGGCCTGACTGACCACAGAATGGTCAGCGGTCCCTGGAGAGGCTGTGTCTCCAGCCAGGCGCAGCGTCCTGGTCCCAGGAGGAGGCCCCAGGAGACTCCAACCAGCTCCGTGGCCACCCAGGCTCCCATCAGCAGGGAGACCAGCAAGGCATCCAGCTGCCCTTGTCCCCGGGATGGAAAtatccctccccaccaccccttgGTGGCTGCCTCCGCGGTTGTCTTACATTTGCCTCCCCCCTCTGACTAAGCGgtcccttcctgcccccagtCTACTCTGATGCAGATCTCCTGCTTAATAGGGACTGCCTTcatgggggggctgcagggcacTCACTTGAAACCCCAGGGAGAgcatgagcagagcagagctgtgGGGTTGGGCCCTCTTGTCCATCTCCCCTTCTCCATGGGGGTCAACAAGGTGCCCCCCACCTCAGGGCAAAAGGGCAGGGGGTTCTCCTACTGCTGGCCCTCCTGCTAGAGGGAGTGAAGGGCCAGTGCTGGGTGGAGTGAGCAGGTCCCTCAAAGGCGCAGTCAATCCAGGCTTCGTGGACTTGCCTTGCTTAACCCTGCAGTAGATGGAGGAAGGGGGTCCTGGGCGTTTCCCTTCTCAGGAGGGAGGAGTTGGCCGAGGAAGTAGCCATGGCAGGACTGTGGCCCAAGTGACCAGGCCTCTGGACCTCCCAGGAGAGGGAAGTGAAGGGCAGCCTGAGTTGCCCTCGCCTTCCAGAAATTCTGGTTTCAGGCCCTTGGAGAACAATCCTTTCCTAGAACTGTTAGAGGAGAGAGTTGGTGTGGCACTATTAAGGAAAGTGGTTCCCCTGAGAAGACAAGTCAGCAGATGTCTCAGGAAACCAGCAGGGCTGAGGAAAGTGCGTGTGGAAAAAGCCTGCATGAGAAGAAGCGAGAGGAGGGGCACTGGGCTAAGGAAGGTCACAGCGCCCCCCCCTCGCAGGGATGGCATCAGAAAGG
This portion of the Tiliqua scincoides isolate rTilSci1 chromosome 3, rTilSci1.hap2, whole genome shotgun sequence genome encodes:
- the CCKBR gene encoding gastrin/cholecystokinin type B receptor; translation: MEATRPLNESLICRPGNGSAGGAWNGTGAGCDAPRRPARGPRGPVGGPPLPTDGAPARLPARRARSEPRTERGSPSRGRGLPSCSRGSSSPGRLGAEPQRGAVLPAAGEARSKPGCRRPGGGASLVLVGRQGLLALLSRAALTAGAPPPRLSTGLARRKGSWQAAACCSLPRAWRATFCGSGWPLQRWEHEQEKGDLDLTVRILLYSAIFLLSILGNALVIVVLAVNKRLRTVTNSFLLSLALSDLMVAAFCMPFTFIPNLMRTFVFGKAVCKTMAYLMGMSVSVSTFSLVAIAIERYNAICNPLQSRVWQTRSHACRVIAVTWLLSALLMLPYPVYSTTVSLPSQPGISQCSHKWPGSQVKQAWYLLLLITLFLVPGLVMVVAYGLISRELYRGIQFEMDLTRETKAQQNGRGTEGRGAGGEGDGCYIQVPRGAVELSVLTPAEDSARQEQSRINSSDAKLLAKRRVIRMLVVVVVMFFVCWLPLYVANTWRAFDAAAAHRALSGTPISFIHLLSYTSACVNPFVYCFMNKRFRKAFASTFACCLACCRRHPHPPDDEVTATGASLSKFSYTTVSSIGPP